TAAATTTCTGACAAATTTTATACAGTTGGAATAGGAAATAAATTCATCTACATATAGACCATAGTTTTTTACAACAGCTATCTTGTTTTGATGTGACATCAAATTAAATAAGCTTAATACCTCTCCAAAAGTTAAAACTTCAGAAACTCTCCAAATTGAAAGGTATTTTTTATCTGGATTTTCAAGAATGAATTCTTTAACAAGTTGGTTGTCAGAAAAAACTCTCATTTTTTTTAAAATTTTTCTTTTAAAATTATCTTCTTCTTTCAAAACAACTTCTTTTGCTATACTTCTATCACACCAAGTATGAAATTTCAAATAACCAAAAGCACCATATTTAGCACCGAGTATATAGCAAATTCTAGCTTTAATTGAAAGTTCAATTTTTTCAGAACATTTTAAAAATTCCATTCTTAGATTTTTATCATAATAAAAATTTTGAATAATGGTTTCAAAAAAAGTTCCTTCTTTATAAAAACCATTAGTCTGTCTAAAAAAAGAAGCAAATTCTTTAAGTTTATAATAGCTTAAATGTTTTAAACGATGTATAGCTTCTTTTCTATTCTTTACCTCTATTCCACGTTGAATAAATAGTTCAAGTT
Above is a window of Fusobacterium russii ATCC 25533 DNA encoding:
- a CDS encoding Abi family protein — translated: MTKDVHFDYEMQLELFIQRGIEVKNRKEAIHRLKHLSYYKLKEFASFFRQTNGFYKEGTFFETIIQNFYYDKNLRMEFLKCSEKIELSIKARICYILGAKYGAFGYLKFHTWCDRSIAKEVVLKEEDNFKRKILKKMRVFSDNQLVKEFILENPDKKYLSIWRVSEVLTFGEVLSLFNLMSHQNKIAVVKNYGLYVDEFISYSNCIKFVRNLCAHNMAIINLRLKTIPMLNTQMEYLLSDSRKVMTPILIMTYFVKIINPRYNFKDLFHTISQILEKFDPYFLGLKDVEELKKFLNL